TTTAATTTGTCAGTCTTATTTCAAGTGGGGTGCCTAAAACTGCCCACAATACTCCAGTCCTAACTTGAGTGGAATGAAGAAATTGTGGCTAGTGCACACTGAATGAAGTAATTGTGGTGGTGGGTGCAccatctctggagacattccaggccaggctggatgtagttctgggcaacctgatctagttgaagatgttcctgctcattgcagggggttggattAGATGGGcttcccttccaaaccaaactattctatgattcaacaAATGCTTCCAAACTGCTTAACTATCATTTTCTAacatgtaaacattttttaagtatttgcaCAGTCTTTTAATTTTCACGGGCTTAGCAGCCCGTTTTACTAGTATCTCTCTTGCTGTCTTTACTGGCCACCTCAATTCCTTCATCTTTTCTCGAAGCAGCCCTTTGAGCGATTGAATGTCTCTGAGTTTACCTTTTTCTACTTTCCCCTCTACACTAAGAAAATAGACAAGAGTTAATAGTTAAtagttggactcgatgatcttaagggtcttttccaacctaaatgattctatgatgctatcATCTTCAGGAAAAGCCTATGAAATTTAGCCAGTTTCAAAGATAGCAAGCATCTGGATTGGGAGCGCAAGATTGCTTTTCAGAGTCACTATATAGATAATTTAACACTAGGTATAAGGCTTTCCCTAGTTCAGTTAGTGGAAGAAAAAGTTGTTAAAAGACTACAGTATGGTATGACTTGATAAAGGAAAGCCATTTCCACTGCAAAGAGACAGACTGCTTTCCAGATGTTAGAATTTGCAAAACCAATTCATCTGAGCCTCCTCAAAATACATACTTTTAACTTGCCAAATACCATTTTGTATGGTCAATTATATATAGAAAAGGGTTtaaaaaggcacaaaataaaacattgtaCCATATGTTAATGCTgtgttgtcatggtttaaccccaacTGCCAACTAAGTCCCACACAACTGCTTGTTCACACCGCAGCCagtgggacagggaggagaattggaaaaagggTAAatccatgggttgagataagaacagtttagttatttaaataaagtacaatataatactacaactgataataatgaaaagggaaataacagaaggagaaagataaaactgaaaaaaacccaaccccaaaacaaaccagaaactgacaaacaacagtgatgcacagtacaattgctcagcaTCCGCTGCAGAAGGATTAACTCTGGAAGTTAATTCTgaagtttctgaagaaaatgaactctgttacagctgaaaccaggacatatGTCCTCTGAATGCTCAGAATTGGAAAGTACAAGATTTTTACCCCTAACAGAACAGAGATTGAAGGCAGCAAGTCATTTCATCACATACAGTAGCATACCTAAGATAAATCTATGTTATTGTATATGCCAGTTTACAGAAATGTAAGTGTAAAAATATTCTGAGTCAAACAGCAGCTGAGTTCTTGCACCAATCTTGACTTGGACCATAGCCCTTGAGTGTCTTATTTGTCTCTAATCTTAACAATTTGCCATTTCATTTTTAgccaaataaaatttaaaacattttgctacaatagttctttcttttctctcctttataAAATTGTTTCTTAAACTTGAAACTCTATCAGCTGTCCtttaattgttattttctaAAAGGTGCTTAAACCAGCATGTTCTTTTGGTGgtttgcataaaaaaaaaaaagacccaagaCAAAACAAATTGTCCAATGACaaactatagaatcatagagtggtttgggttggaagggacattcaaagctcatctagtccaactcacatgcaatgagcagggacatcttcaactagatatgagtttatataatttatatatctCCACTACTAGTGTTACTAACAGCCGTGTGCCTTATTCTTGAAAGCTCCTGGAAGAATATCCTGTTTCTctttaaatcagatttttaattttcaaagaaattgtttgtgtttgaatatttcagaaataccaaACTTTCAACTTGTTCTCCAGGAGCCTCAGCAAGGAGCTGTGATGgtcacagaaaatgcaaagcaggTAATTATTAAGCTGCTGAAAtaagctaaaattaaaataggtCAAGGACTGGTCTTAAAACAGCTAAGCTGTTGTGGCCTTTTTTAACAATCCTCTTTGGAAGGTTATTATTAACTGGATTAATGATGAAAGATAGAAATAGCTTCCAAATACTGCTTGTACTATCTTCTGATCAGATTGTACTTCCCTTTGCCTGCTGTGTGGAATTCCTGTGTCCTTCATCCACCCAATCCATATTCATGCTATTTTCTGCCTCTTATGAGGCAGTTCTTCAGCAAAACCGTAGGCTAAACTAAGGTAAAtctcaggaaataaaattcCAAAGGTTCAGCAGCCATTGTAGGATGGCAGCCAACCCTATCCATTCCCACTGCCTTGATGGGGATCTGGCAGACTGACTGGAGCAAGCCGAGTTCTCTTTAAGTGGGAGACAACTAGACTCTGTTAGTATTCTTCCATTGTGAACAGCTGCAGGTACAATCACAGTCAGTCTGTTGGTGAGAACAGTGCAGGGTTACAtacctgctgctttgctttataCCCAGTCAGCACGGTGATGGAGATGACTGCCTCTGTATGTCTTTGGTAAGAACTTGTAGAATTGTTAGCTTAGAGCAAGGCCTGGGCTCTTTCCAGACTGCTCCACTCTGTTCCAACCTGCCagcagggggaagaaaatgctgtgttttgtctaCTATATTTCTCTCCAACAAAGAGTTAATAGTATATATATTACTGTGAAGTATTAGGGCAAAAGTTGAAATTTGGGACTTATGTTGGAACTGGAGAAGGCATTTTGAGTCAGGTCATTCTGCTTGACTTCAGACCGTTATATTCCAGCTGCCTGTAGTTGAGGTTGTAAGCTAAGAGATCAACGGGTACACTCACACATCCATGCAGATGCGGTCTTTTCAAGGGCAGATATGAGCCTTTGAGCTATTTTCTAGAGCCCCTTTTATAGACAGTGGAGGTAATGGGTTCTTTAGCATATGATTCACTTAGTCCAAGGTGGGTGTTGAAAATGGGTGTCGTGGTTGagacccagccagtaactcggcaccacacagctgcttgctcgcCCGCTTCCCTAGGTGGAATGGGGAGgggaatcagaagaatgtaaaacccatgggtggaaataagagcagtttaataactaaagtacaatataatactactactactactaatgataatgataagggaacTAACAAGGggaaactaaaaggggaaaggaaaaatgaagaataacCAGCAGGGATGCctaatacaattgctcagcacccactgaccaataccaagcccgacctgagcagcaatctgtcCCTTCCGGGTAACTACTCCCAGTTTCTATCCCAGCATGACGTGGAATATGGAATATCTGTTTGGCTAgtctgggtcaggtgtcctgtctcttaTCCCTCCTGGCTCAAAGAGTCAATGATTTCAACCCTGGAATTGTCCATTTCAATGTCTTAATTACAAAAAGAGCGTAGCTAAATAGCTTGCATGTAAGAATTTACACTTGGACACCTATATTGTGCACTTCTGCATCTTACCCATGACTTTAGGCCAAGATACATGTGGATCCAAACCTGGTTCAGGGGTTTGGGTCATGTGCACAAGTTATTTCGATGCATACAATGCATTCCATTTCAGTGCTTGGAGCTTGCAAAGGCAAAGTGCTCTAGAAATTTGGGTTAGCGATTTCCTTCTGACCTGTTAGTGCCTTGGACTTATATTCTAGGTATTTACAGCAAAAGTAAATTCTGAAcgcttcattttgttttcagtctttccATCATTGGGCTgggtaggggtttttttacttgctttttttgGAGTGGGAGTGAGTAGCTTTTTTTAGGGACACTTTACTTAGTTCTGACTTGTAGTCTTTTTGTATTCTATTTCAAACCCTTTCCCACAGAAGTAGTACTAACAATGCCAATTGTTTGGTGTGGTGAAAGCCAGCGTGTGTTGGGAACTAGCCAGAAATACTGCTGTTCAATTTAGGTGCACTTTAACTTGTAAGTGGACTTTTCAGAATGAAGAAATTAGTAGATTAAGTCTCAGTTCTTGTATGGATGTCAACAGCAAACTAACCAATTTCCTGAGCACTTTATTCAGCATCTTTGTGTGGGTAAAAAGAGTTTGTGAAATAGCAAAATCTCCTCGCTTTTTCCAGTGTGTTCTGTCTTGTTCAACAGTCAGGTTCTGTCCTGTCTGACAGAGAAGCAGGAGATGTACAGTGGTTAATAGATTGTTGTGGGGTGGTTTGTTATCTGTGTGGTGAAGCCTAGGGTTAGAACTTTCCTAGGAAGACTCCAGATTCTTTATCTGCTGGAATAGTGAGGCACAATGAGTATAGTGACAAACACATGACTTCTCACCTTCTCTGCTCGGGTGGTTCAGTGAAAGATTATGGATCTGTAGTGAGTCTCTTTGAAGCAGTAAAGGTGGGAAGGAAGTTAGTAGAATCTGCATTCATCAATATCATAACCTGCTGAGATAGGTCTTAGTCTCTTGCTTAACATCAAAACCAATTtttacctatttttaaaaatacatttctttagGCATGAGATTTACATCTAAAGTTGGGACTGATAGTTTTTCTTAAAGCttggcagagcagcaggcagctaAGATACCTGTCTTCTAATGCAAAGATCAAAActaagtattttttcttcaacCAATAGAACAAAAAAGTTGGACCTGAGGTGAAATTGCAAGACCTGCAGACTCTGGAAGCTCCAGCCTCTTACATAGACTGCTCTTCTACAGGTGAGGACACAGAATAAGGCATGTGACAAGAAAATTCTGGAAATCTGAGAAGTTTCAGGGACAAATCTAAGGTGATTTGGAAAGAGGATCTTTGAAGTCAGAATCTAAAGATGTATAGGGCATAGAAAAGATGCACATGAGGTAGAAGAGAACATTGTAATGTGGGCTGGATGGGATATatcagaagagaagaaagaagtggttcctgagagaggaggagagaagggtTTGAAGGAGAGTGCGTTTGTAGATGCAAAGGTTGATGTATAAGACATGGAAGAGAATTAAGATAAGATGAAGTAGTGGGTTCCTCGCTGCAAGCCAGCAAATGTCTTTTTATGTCTGGAATTACCACCACCCCACTaacccaaattaaaaaaaaccccaaccaaccagccaaacaacaacaaaaaaacccaaagccccaacaaaccaaaccgATCTGCTACCTGGTTCACTTATCTCTTTACCTCTTAATTCTTCTGTAGAGGTTAGATATAGTGCAGACTTAGGTGATGCCAGCATGCAGCACATGCAGGAGGTTTTGTATATGCAGAGGTATTGGGAATGTCTGGTGCAATGCAGGTTCAAAAtcttttggttgggttttggtttttttttgtctttctcaccTTGGAAACTAGAGAAGCTTCAGTCTCATCTATTGTCTCCATTTACCGACTGACTTTACATGCAACGTGTTATGCTGGTGGTGTTCTTTTTATCACTAGGTGTGTCAGAAGTGCTGGTGAATTCTGAAGTGCAAAAGCCTTTTGATGACACTTCAGTGCTCCCTGAGGTACAAATTTAGTCTggaactttttttccctcttggtATTGTATGCATCTGTGTTTAGTTTAAAAGCCCCAGAGAGCTGTTTTATTAATATCCTGTAACTTAAAGTGGTTATAGTGACACTGCAACAGGTTGTAAGAGAGAGCTCTGCTTTAGTGGTTCCCGATAAATTGTTTCTGCCCTCCAGACCAAGGAACGGACTGATGAGCCTTTCAACACAGGAAGTTGACTTATTGGTGGGCTGCTGATCCATGTTTTCTGGGAAGAATTTGTGACTGCTTTTCTTTGGTTACCTGTTTTTGAGGGTGGGAGGAAACCTTAAGGTAATTCTTATTTGGAAAAAGCCAAGCACTTTGGTGCAGGTGCTTTGTCTAGTGCTCTCACTTTGAGGTGGACACTGGTGGGAATATGGGCTTCTACactctttctttgctgtgttaAATTGACAAATAGAATGGGGAGCAAAACCTCCTCATTTAGAGACTATGGATAGGATGCCAGGAAAATGTGGCTGGATAAGTACACTGGAGGGCTTCTGAGAATCACAGCAGAATTGAAATTTTTCAGAATCATACTGTCTTGTAATCAAGAGAGAAATAAGGGGATAGGAAGTTATAGTTATGGTCTAATCCTAAAGCCAGAATCTTTCATGCTGCAActtcagaactgaaatgaacagaaatgacCTGACAAATCCTCCTGTTATTAGAGAGCTACTATTTATTTCAATAGCCAGCTCAAAGAAGGGTATCCTTAAACTAAATGGGGAAAGCAGATACTTCACAGGATTCAAAGGAAAATTGAAACCTATTACTTTATTTTAGGCAAGAACAGATGCCTTTCCCAATGGAAGTGAGCAGTTTACTGAGGAAAGTTGTCCACCTGAAATTCTAGAATATcttgctgcagagaaacagaaagaactgTCAGGTTTGCTGCTGGAACTGAAAGAAGcccaagaagaaataaattttctgaaaaggCAGCTCAAGGGCCCAAATGGTCCAACTTCTACAGGTAACCAAACAGGAGAAGGTAATTCCCAGATACGGTTTCTTGAGGGGGAAGAACAAAAGGCTTCAGATACACAAAATGAGTTTGGCAGTAGCTCATTACTGAGAGAAATAGAAATTGGAGTGCTTCAGGAAACCAGAATCGATCTTCAAGAAGTGCCCCAGGGGAGTACTGTCCCCTGCAGAGAGGAGATAGAGGCAATGCAAGAGTCTACAGCAGATCCAGAGCCTGGCATCTCTCAATCTCAAGAACTGATCAAGTTGCAAAACCAAACTAGCGAACTGCAAATAGTTCTGCAGAAATCAGAAGAATCTTATAAGAAAGATCTAGgagaaaaagatgcagaaataaatagGCTTAACCAGTTGGCTgaggaatacagaaaaaaaatagaggattCTGACAGtgcattttgtgttttgattgAAGAACGAGATCAGCTCCTGTGTCAGATGAAGGAACTTTCTACCATAACAGAACTGAAAGAGCAAGTGAGGCAACTTGAGGACAATCTAgctctttcagaaaagcagagactGTCAGACAGTCAAAGCAGTCTTCTCAGAGAACAAATCCAGAGCCTTAGAAATGAATTTAAATCCAAGGAGATAAAAATTGAAGCTTTGCAAAAAGACTTGGATGAAGCACAACTTCAGCTTTCTGACCAGGACGTGCAACTAAAACGTCTGAGAAGCCAGATTGAGAAGAAAGAATGTGAAGTACTTGATCTAGAACAGCTTTTGAGGAAGAGTACAGCTGAGATAAAAGAACTTTGCCAAAACTTAGCCTCAAAGGGGCAAGAAGCAGCAAGTCTAGAACAGCTTGTTGCTGAACACACCAGCTCCATAGAGAGCCTGCAAAAAGCTTTGCTGGAGAAAGACCAACAGATGACAGAGATCAGTGTCAGCATGTCTGATAAAATGGTTCTGCTGAATGAAGAGAAATTTTCTCTAGGAAATGAGCTGAAGAGTCTGAAAGAGCAAAGGAGTCTGTTACTAAagtatcaggaagaaaaagaccaaaacatAGAAGCAAAAGATATATGTCTGAAATGTGGGACATCTGAGCACCAGTATGAGACAGAGGCAGTGTGTAAAGACACTGAGGTGTTAGTAAATAAAGTTGaacttctgaaaaaagaaaacgaGCAAGTAAAGCGGAAGTTGCAAGCAGCACTTGCTAACAGGAAGGAGCTTCTGAAGAAAGTTAGCAAACTGGAGAATGAGTTAGTACACTTGCAAAGAGAACATGAATTGGAACCCTCAGTGACTCAAGCAgctgaaggggaagaaaattCAACAAGTGTGATAAGCAGAGAAGTGAATATTGGAAACCAGCCCAGTATAGATTATCTAAgtcagctgctttctgaaaaggaatCTGAGTTGCAGAGCATCCGGAAAGACCTGCGAGATAAAGAAACAACTGAAGCACAATTGCAGGCAGTGATTGAGGAGATGAGGCGAAGCTTGCAAGGTAGGACAAACATTGTTCCAGTTAAAGATGAAATCATGGGGAGTCAGACAATTGCTGACAAAAATGTTGAGACCAATAAAAGCCCAaaagataatgaagaaaatgaaaaaaatacttcagaagttaaaaatcttgaagaaaaccaaaagtcTGCTCTGAAAGAGAGAATTTCAGCTcttgaacaagaaaaagaacaacttcAAAAAAAACTTCAGGAAGCTCTGGCATCTCGCAAAGACACTATAAAAAAAGCTCAAGAAAAAGACAGGCATCACAGAGAACagctgaaacagcagaaagatgaTTACAACATCCTACAAGAAAAATTTgataagcaaagcaaagagaaagagagcatCCAAGCTCAGCTCAGACAACTCCAAGAACAGAAAGGATCAAGAGAGAGTGTTCTTTTAAATCCAGGAGGGTTGGATTCTTCatgcacagaagcagaaaatacaacaaataacAAGCTTGTACAAGTTGCAGATGTttctggggaagaggaaaaacttgaaaaattgtggatgaagaaggaagaattgGAATATAATCTTAGCCATATGCAAAGTGAACTTGCTTGCAAATCAGAATTAGTCTTTCATTTGCAAGAGCACACAGCACAGTTGTTTCTGGAGATAGAAAGGCTGAAGAGAACCTCTGATCAAGCTGAGGCTAAAGCAGCAAGTCTTCAGGCAGAATTGGAGATGAGTCGAGCAAAAATTTCGAGAGAGGGCAGTCTGGAAGACCTGAAAACACTTATACACaaaaaggatgaagaaattGAATTTCTTAATTTGCAGTTAAGGGAGAAAAGTGAGGCTCTCAGTAATGTGCAGGCACAGTTGCTGGAAAAAGAGGATTCAGTCAAGAAACTATGTAGTCAATTGGAAACTCAAGCTCAGGTACATGAGGAGCAAAGCAAGCGACTGCAAACAGAGTTACTTGAAATTCAGGAGAAGCAAGATGATCGTGCAGAAGCAGCTAAACAGAAGAATCAAATGCAGAGAAAGTTGCAAGCTGCACTTATCTCTAGAAAAGAGGCACTAAAGGAGAGCAGATCTCTAAAAGAGGAGCTGGCTAATGCAAAAATTACTATTGAAAATCTTTGTGTCAAGTTGACAAATATGGAAAGCCAAATATGTGGCCACGTTAAAGAAAGGGATACTTTAACAGAAAAGTTAGCAGGCCTCACTGAAGAGCGAGAAAAACTTATTGCAGAAGTTGATAAAGTACTTACAGAAAATCAGAATCTTGATGGATGCTGTAAAAACCTGACATTTACTCTGGATAAAGTTGTTTTAgagaaggagaagctggagaaggagatggGATCCTTGAAATGCTTTCAAGCTGCTGAGTGTTCTGAGTGGCATGAGAAATACAGGGAGCTTcagaaagaatatgaaactCTCCTGCAGTCCTATGAGAATGTGAGTAATGAGGCTGAGCGGATTCAGCATGTTTTGGAAACTGTTAGgcaggaaaaacaggaaatcTTCATTAAGTTGAAAAGCGttgaagcaaaaaaagaagaaacagataaGCAGCTACAGGAAGCTGGACAAGAAATTGATggaatgaaggagaaaatgaggaaatttGCAAAATCAAAGCAGCTAAAGATCCTGGAACTAGAGGAGGAGAATGAGAAGCTTAGAGCAGAGAtgcattttacagatggagaGCCACACAGGACTGTAGATGTCGTTACAAACGCTAACATGAAAGAAGATCTGGAGAGCTCTAGGAGGGATTACCAGTCTCTTTCTACTCAGCTTGAGACAGTAATGGCTGAAAAGAAGTCTCTTAGTCAAGAGATCACAGACTTAAAGCGTCAGTTGCAGTTAGCAGAATCTAagctgaaggaaagcagagaactgTTAGACAAGTATGTTTCTCAGAAGACAAtagaggaagaaacaaatgagGCAGTTCTCACACCACCACCAGTGGAGAGGACTGAAAATCAAGTGGACATAAGTTTTAGACCAGAGTCGtctcctgcagagctggaacAAAATGCAATTGGAGGTAGTAGTACTTGTGAAGATCTTGGTACCTACATACAGCAGATAGCTGAGCTCACAAAGCGAATCACGGAACTAGAAGATAATAGGAGGGCTTCAGAGCAACAGCTGGATGACATCCACGTGTGTGCTGAGACTTTAGCAGGTGAGAAAAGGGCTTTAGAGACCCAAATGGAAGAGAAAGTCCATGAATTGAATGCTTTTCAGGACACAGTTGCAAAGATGGAACAAACAGTCCAAAAAGCCAAAGATGACCTCATCAGGATGACAGAACTGAAGGACACACTACAGGCTGAGAAGGATGATTTGGAAGAAAGGCTCATGAATCAACTGGCAGAACTTAATGGCAGTATTGGAAACTATCAGCAGGATGCAAAAGACTTGCAGATCAAAAATGAGCAACTGCAACATGAGCTTCAGGGTTTGCAGAGAATGGTGCATGaactggaggaggagaaatgtcAGATGGCAAAGGAGAACAGTAAAGCaagttcagaaaagcaaaaggaatttgTAGAAAAGTTAAAATGCAGTTGGAGGGGAGACAGCAGCACATATGTAAAGGAACTTCAGgaactgctgaaacagaaacagcaggagattaagcagctgcagaaggactGTATtaaaagccaggaaaagaaCAGTAGTTTAGAAAGAACTGTTAAAGCTCTGGAATTTCTGCAGAGTGAGTCTCAGAAAGAGATAGAAGCAGCCAAGGAGACTTTAGCTAAAGCAGTTCAAGACACTAAGAAAGCCCAGGCAGAACTTGCTCTCTGCAGAGTAGTACTGGATGACACCCAGAGTGAGGCAGCAAGGGTTCTAGCAGAGAGTGCCAAAGTGAAAGAAGAGTTGCAGGCAAACAAAGAGaatattaaaattcaaatgaagaaaaaagatgaagactTTGAGAGAAGactggagcaggaaaaagacaagcactcaaaagaaattaaaagtgtggaagaaaagctagcagctttgcagagggaGAAGGACTACCTGGAAACGACTGTTTGTGATCTTCAAAACTCATTGAAGACAAAGGATCAAGAAGCCAAGCAATTGG
The window above is part of the Strigops habroptila isolate Jane chromosome 3, bStrHab1.2.pri, whole genome shotgun sequence genome. Proteins encoded here:
- the GOLGB1 gene encoding golgin subfamily B member 1 isoform X11 — its product is MEEAPEELLERLAQTEKLVVQLKDLIREKDALLQQKETVLKEEREAADAKLMKLKLQAKAKLASLNKRIEELAEKGSPLPAQTLPEEQVCPKCQNNQNTSERHREEAEALQELLREREETVQDLQEQLALAKVNLKDAEIKYATQLSSLEEVIQEKEALLEEQVHQHQAELLKIVAQSDLEVEVQQNLRTLQRKLEEQEAALLGRTQVVELLQQELSTAEQQNQTLIGQCQKMEVDLSSLRDVLEAERQQSRDLREKMELELAERKRSSHCLQEEVQCLSEQLEEARRAQTELEAKCKDLEQEQRLEVEEKNLQISCLRVAEQELQSSHAALVAENDRLKQDVDRLLVLSANNSATIQKLQDELVQKSEEFVCCQNELKSQSVVQVSKLEKQDETTSQEKIIDQEDQKGTSLLPTENLGRQEAEGEIPNFQLVLQEPQQGAVMVTENAKQNKKVGPEVKLQDLQTLEAPASYIDCSSTGVSEVLVNSEVQKPFDDTSVLPEARTDAFPNGSEQFTEESCPPEILEYLAAEKQKELSGLLLELKEAQEEINFLKRQLKGPNGPTSTGNQTGEGNSQIRFLEGEEQKASDTQNEFGSSSLLREIEIGVLQETRIDLQEVPQGSTVPCREEIEAMQESTADPEPGISQSQELIKLQNQTSELQIVLQKSEESYKKDLGEKDAEINRLNQLAEEYRKKIEDSDSAFCVLIEERDQLLCQMKELSTITELKEQVRQLEDNLALSEKQRLSDSQSSLLREQIQSLRNEFKSKEIKIEALQKDLDEAQLQLSDQDVQLKRLRSQIEKKECEVLDLEQLLRKSTAEIKELCQNLASKGQEAASLEQLVAEHTSSIESLQKALLEKDQQMTEISVSMSDKMVLLNEEKFSLGNELKSLKEQRSLLLKYQEEKDQNIEAKDICLKCGTSEHQYETEAVCKDTEVLVNKVELLKKENEQVKRKLQAALANRKELLKKVSKLENELVHLQREHELEPSVTQAAEGEENSTSVISREVNIGNQPSIDYLSQLLSEKESELQSIRKDLRDKETTEAQLQAVIEEMRRSLQGRTNIVPVKDEIMGSQTIADKNVETNKSPKDNEENEKNTSEVKNLEENQKSALKERISALEQEKEQLQKKLQEALASRKDTIKKAQEKDRHHREQLKQQKDDYNILQEKFDKQSKEKESIQAQLRQLQEQKGSRESVLLNPGGLDSSCTEAENTTNNKLVQVADVSGEEEKLEKLWMKKEELEYNLSHMQSELACKSELVFHLQEHTAQLFLEIERLKRTSDQAEAKAASLQAELEMSRAKISREGSLEDLKTLIHKKDEEIEFLNLQLREKSEALSNVQAQLLEKEDSVKKLCSQLETQAQVHEEQSKRLQTELLEIQEKQDDRAEAAKQKNQMQRKLQAALISRKEALKESRSLKEELANAKITIENLCVKLTNMESQICGHVKERDTLTEKLAGLTEEREKLIAEVDKVLTENQNLDGCCKNLTFTLDKVVLEKEKLEKEMGSLKCFQAAECSEWHEKYRELQKEYETLLQSYENVSNEAERIQHVLETVRQEKQEIFIKLKSVEAKKEETDKQLQEAGQEIDGMKEKMRKFAKSKQLKILELEEENEKLRAEMHFTDGEPHRTVDVVTNANMKEDLESSRRDYQSLSTQLETVMAEKKSLSQEITDLKRQLQLAESKLKESRELLDKYVSQKTIEEETNEAVLTPPPVERTENQVDISFRPESSPAELEQNAIGGSSTCEDLGTYIQQIAELTKRITELEDNRRASEQQLDDIHVCAETLAGEKRALETQMEEKVHELNAFQDTVAKMEQTVQKAKDDLIRMTELKDTLQAEKDDLEERLMNQLAELNGSIGNYQQDAKDLQIKNEQLQHELQGLQRMVHELEEEKCQMAKENSKASSEKQKEFVEKLKCSWRGDSSTYVKELQELLKQKQQEIKQLQKDCIKSQEKNSSLERTVKALEFLQSESQKEIEAAKETLAKAVQDTKKAQAELALCRVVLDDTQSEAARVLAESAKVKEELQANKENIKIQMKKKDEDFERRLEQEKDKHSKEIKSVEEKLAALQREKDYLETTVCDLQNSLKTKDQEAKQLEGNLNKTLAQLAAFTRSMSSLQDDRDRVIDESKTWEKKFTETIQKKEEEIRSKEETCVALKDQMKQMTIHVEELQTHISRLERNKKDWESESGKEIQHHQKTCEMLEEEKKELLTQLEGSQKLYSKSQNEQQKLESEISSLRDQLADLQNFFTKCESVREELGSMVKQQEASIQNFKFTCEQLEGDLQASKDLTNKLYEEISAKDQKIISLLSAKEEAVMAALSELQQLHSEEMNELEQRLHKEEEDKKALENEKNKFLDKLDCLTEKMKISREESKQQKAQLDSFTKSMLSLQDDRDRILRDYKQLEERHLTIILEKDQLIQEAAAENNKLKEEIRSFHSRMDDLNSENAKLKAELVRYREDLNQVISIKDCQQKQLLKTQLQRSQTLEKEKVIIEIQLKESEHVQDDLRKCMEALREDKVSMLQEIETLTSSLSQVQNEVTALREGSPIMDYQAQLKAREEEAQELTHKLSLSHKRITELEAELVSVQRDAAKRVGEAEDRLRKELKHLHHDAGIMRNETETAEERVAELARDLMEMEQKLLAVTDENKDLRAQIQSFGKSMSSLQDSWDQANEELHVLKQKYSADLEEQKTLVQNLQKEVIHLQEEQHFTARDRDTARSELAELQKATEERGLLAEIGKLNQKLRAKDDELLQLSSELESSSDQIKSFSKAMASLQNERDCLLNELKTRKIEEAKQKAEGSTSTAPSEVQSLKKALSSLQNDRDRVVRELKNLQQQYILIGVESAENSRLKAQLQEYQQEADKQRCLQEQLKQESISYQQEIHQLRQEKTTWEKQNSSIKEQYLMVIAEKDKQLSHLQRIMQEMGRPLNKSQVVEEQYQTKISSETLRGDFSSLETETKHLQAQLSDSLKELHQKELRIQQLNSKLSQVFEEKNALSLQLRGSSRSICESHQHYSEVLNRCLVLERQLQELQSADKGMELFATDAAPGAPQEKNEPQRGSYTPELQELQLRLSETEHLHSSTKQDMRYLEEQLEEERDRRLAVEEVLSAAQDQIRRLQSSEWTSSLSASIDVTPSQEHSLLIDSMDNFSKTRNILGLRRLLRSLFRSRTHLPLLVAMYLLALHVLLFLCFTGHL